One Fusarium falciforme chromosome 1, complete sequence genomic window carries:
- a CDS encoding Nuclear protein qri2/nse4 gives MTPTGSNYEVKQMNQDDDSAVVRQVTPEITTISIPFAQFGVLKTGGRTTVVRLRSGALVVVSPVALTATSREAISSAGGDVKYIVAPNLEHYLHVAAWKAEFPNASLIVPQGLPEKCEKKPALRDTQFDVVIASSTSEPTVSQEFDDEFFVEYVEAIASHDIVLLHKPTYTLIEADLLFNVPAKEQFSKSEDSPTSGFFNGLVGRVFSAEAPATWQKRLGWYVLGASDRSKFRQSLGRIHAWDFDRIVPCHGDVIENGAKEVFETVFEWYLFGKN, from the exons ATGACACCGACAGGATCCAATTACGAAGTCAAGCAAATGAACCAAGATGACGACTCGGCTGTGGTCCGCCAAGTTACACCCGAAATTaccaccatctccattcCTTTTGCGCAGTTCGGCGTATTAAAGACAGGTGGACGCACGACTGTCG TTCGCCTCCGATCCGGGGCTCTTGTAGTCGTTTCTCCAGTGGCACTGACAGCAACTTCACGCGAAGCAATCTCATCCGCCGGCGGTGACGTCAAGTACATCGTTGCCCCCAACCTAGAGCATTATCTCCACGTCGCCGCTTGGAAGGCGGAATTCCCCAATGCCTCCCTGATTGTTCCGCAAGGGCTGCCAGAGAAGTgtgagaagaagcccgcTCTACGCGATACCCAGTTCGATGTTGTCATCGCCAGCTCTACAAGCGAGCCCACCGTCTCCCAAGAGTTCGACGACGAGTTCTTCGTTGAGTACGTTGAGGCAATCGCTTCGCATGACATTGTTCTGTTGCACAAGCCGACATATACTCTTATCGAAGCAGACCTGCTTTTTAACGTGCCAGCGAAGGAGCAATTCTCCAAGTCAGAGGACTCGCCCACGTCTGGCTTTTTCAATGGTCTTGTCGGTCGTGTGTTCTCGGCAGAAGCCCCAGCGACATGGCAGAAGAGACTGGGATGGTACGTGCTGGGTGCCAGCGACCGATCCAAATTTCGCCAGTCGCTAGGAAGAATCCATGCGTGGGACTTTGACCGTATCGTCCCTTGCCACGGCGATGTGATAGAGAACGGGGCAAAGGAAGTGTTCGAGACTGTCTTTGAGTGGTATCTTTTTGGAAAAAATTAG